One segment of Fervidobacterium sp. DNA contains the following:
- the nuoE gene encoding NADH-quinone oxidoreductase subunit NuoE, with amino-acid sequence MDRTELRSIIEEIKREQLEERDILIYLLHRVQDHYQSHYIPPEVGEMIAEELNIPSSKVYEVLTFYTMFSTKPRGKYVIRVCTSLPCHVPGGREIVQFLKNRLGVQFGETTKDGLFTLEETGCLGLCGVSPVIMINDEYYGDLTIEKVERIIETLKGGEVR; translated from the coding sequence GTGGATCGCACGGAGTTAAGAAGTATTATTGAGGAGATAAAAAGAGAACAACTGGAAGAACGAGATATCTTAATTTATTTATTACACCGCGTACAAGATCATTACCAAAGTCATTACATTCCACCTGAAGTAGGGGAAATGATTGCTGAAGAACTGAACATTCCGTCATCGAAAGTATATGAAGTGCTCACATTTTACACAATGTTTTCTACAAAACCAAGAGGTAAATACGTGATAAGAGTCTGCACAAGTTTGCCTTGTCACGTTCCTGGTGGAAGAGAAATTGTTCAATTTTTGAAAAATAGGTTAGGAGTTCAATTCGGTGAAACAACAAAAGATGGACTTTTCACACTTGAGGAAACTGGATGTCTTGGTTTATGTGGTGTTTCGCCTGTCATTATGATAAATGATGAATACTACGGTGACCTCACCATTGAAAAAGTGGAACGCATAATTGAAACTTTGAAAGGCGGTGAGGTAAGATGA
- the nuoF gene encoding NADH-quinone oxidoreductase subunit NuoF, which translates to MTPITVLISVDSNSILLGAREFSTYMKDLIEKYNLSSVVTVLETVSLGSYNGVVLQVLPDDVYYSVKNKEEVRKIVEEHLLKGRQVWDLTIEKTALKTPEKFVLREVRIVTRNIGIIDPRNIDEYIARDGYFALNKALKMSPEDVIKEIKDSGLRGRGGAGFPTGLKWEFTAKAKADQKYIVCNADEGEPGTFKDRLIMEGDPHSVIEAMVIAGYAVGATKGYIYIRGEYYNSVENLKKAISDAYEYGFLGKDILGSGFNFDLTVRLGAGAYVCGEETALLESIEGKSGKPRLKPPYPPQSGLFGKPTVINNVETLANVPQIILNGAQWFKQFGTPNSPGTKVFCLVGDVNRRGMVELPMGVTVREVLYGFGGGIKGGRELKMVQTGGLAGTFIGIDKLDTPIDYDSMKNYGVSLGSGVILAIDNSHCVVDIALNTMQFFKHESCGKCTPCREGTRLACDILEKMTKFEADIEDLKYLEEIALVSADASFCGLGQSINVPLLSLINNFREEFIEHIDQRICKANLCKEIKKKANVK; encoded by the coding sequence ATGACTCCAATCACGGTGCTCATCTCAGTAGACAGTAACAGTATATTACTTGGTGCAAGAGAATTTTCAACTTACATGAAAGATCTGATAGAAAAATACAATCTTTCATCGGTTGTCACCGTTCTGGAAACAGTGTCACTTGGTTCATACAACGGTGTCGTACTCCAAGTATTGCCTGATGATGTATACTATTCAGTAAAAAATAAGGAAGAAGTTCGAAAAATAGTTGAAGAACACCTACTCAAAGGAAGACAAGTATGGGATTTGACGATAGAAAAAACTGCGCTCAAAACACCAGAGAAATTTGTGCTCAGGGAAGTAAGGATAGTTACAAGAAATATAGGAATTATAGATCCAAGAAACATAGACGAATACATAGCAAGAGATGGATATTTCGCGCTTAACAAAGCACTTAAAATGTCACCTGAGGATGTCATTAAAGAAATAAAGGACAGTGGTTTGAGAGGGCGTGGTGGTGCTGGATTTCCGACTGGTTTAAAATGGGAATTTACCGCCAAAGCCAAGGCAGACCAAAAGTACATAGTATGTAATGCTGATGAGGGAGAACCGGGCACATTTAAAGATAGGTTAATCATGGAAGGAGATCCACACTCGGTGATTGAGGCAATGGTTATAGCCGGATATGCCGTAGGTGCAACAAAAGGATATATTTATATAAGGGGAGAATATTATAACTCTGTTGAGAATTTGAAAAAGGCAATAAGTGATGCATATGAATATGGATTTCTTGGTAAAGATATACTTGGTAGTGGATTCAATTTTGATCTTACGGTAAGACTTGGAGCAGGCGCTTATGTGTGCGGTGAAGAAACAGCTTTACTCGAATCAATCGAAGGTAAGTCCGGAAAGCCAAGGTTAAAACCACCTTATCCGCCTCAATCTGGACTCTTTGGCAAACCGACAGTTATAAATAATGTTGAAACGCTTGCAAACGTACCACAGATAATACTCAACGGTGCACAATGGTTTAAGCAGTTTGGAACACCAAATTCACCGGGCACAAAAGTTTTTTGTCTTGTCGGTGATGTCAATAGACGTGGAATGGTTGAGTTACCTATGGGCGTTACTGTAAGAGAGGTACTTTACGGTTTTGGTGGCGGAATTAAGGGTGGAAGAGAACTAAAGATGGTACAAACTGGCGGACTTGCGGGAACATTTATAGGAATTGATAAACTCGACACACCGATTGACTATGATTCAATGAAAAACTACGGTGTTAGCCTTGGTTCAGGTGTTATTCTTGCCATAGATAATTCACATTGCGTTGTGGATATTGCTCTCAACACAATGCAGTTTTTCAAACACGAATCTTGTGGAAAATGTACGCCATGTAGAGAAGGAACGAGATTAGCATGCGATATTCTTGAGAAGATGACAAAGTTTGAAGCTGATATTGAAGATTTGAAATACTTAGAAGAAATAGCACTTGTTAGTGCAGATGCATCCTTCTGTGGATTAGGTCAGAGTATAAACGTCCCTCTCTTATCTTTAATAAACAATTTTCGAGAAGAGTTCATTGAACATATAGATCAAAGAATATGTAAAGCAAATTTGTGCAAAGAAATCAAAAAGAAAGCAAATGTAAAATGA